In one Dermatophilaceae bacterium Sec6.4 genomic region, the following are encoded:
- a CDS encoding branched-chain amino acid ABC transporter permease, whose protein sequence is MTQFIQQLLNGLTVGSLYALIAVGYTVVYGIVQLINFAHGEVFMIGAFGSLATWQVVCQKSTGLWVLPVMIIGGALCSVGVALLMERFAYRPLRNAPRLAPLITAIGISIALQRAIQLWYPGATSNVPYPSIDGVTGQSLTIGSVVIQRTTLFTLALLAVSAIGLYIFIAKTRTGKAMIAVSQDPDTARLMGINVDRIITAAFAMGAILAALAGVAQGLRDSNVSSTMGFLAGLKAFTAAVLGGIGNIQGAVAGGLILGLIEAMATQYIPGQFGGNAWSDVYAFVVLILVLVFKPEGLFGARVVDRA, encoded by the coding sequence ATGACTCAGTTCATCCAGCAGCTGCTCAACGGTTTGACCGTCGGGTCGTTGTACGCATTGATTGCCGTCGGTTACACCGTCGTCTATGGCATCGTGCAGCTGATCAACTTCGCGCACGGCGAGGTTTTCATGATCGGTGCCTTCGGGTCCCTGGCGACCTGGCAGGTCGTGTGTCAGAAGAGCACCGGCCTGTGGGTGTTGCCGGTCATGATCATCGGCGGTGCGCTCTGTTCGGTGGGTGTCGCCCTGCTCATGGAGCGATTCGCCTACCGGCCGCTACGCAACGCGCCACGGCTGGCCCCGCTGATCACGGCGATCGGTATCTCGATCGCGCTGCAGCGCGCCATCCAGCTCTGGTACCCGGGGGCCACCAGCAACGTGCCTTACCCCAGCATCGACGGGGTCACCGGTCAGTCGCTGACGATCGGCAGTGTCGTCATCCAACGCACGACCTTGTTCACCCTCGCGCTGCTGGCGGTCAGTGCGATCGGGCTCTACATCTTCATTGCCAAGACCCGCACCGGAAAAGCGATGATCGCGGTGTCCCAGGATCCGGACACTGCCCGGCTGATGGGTATCAACGTCGACCGCATCATCACCGCGGCCTTCGCGATGGGAGCGATTCTCGCTGCGCTCGCAGGAGTCGCCCAAGGTCTGCGCGACAGCAACGTGTCCTCGACCATGGGCTTTCTCGCCGGGCTCAAAGCCTTCACCGCAGCCGTGCTCGGGGGTATCGGCAACATCCAGGGTGCCGTTGCAGGAGGCCTGATCCTCGGCCTCATCGAGGCCATGGCCACGCAGTACATCCCTGGCCAATTCGGTGGTAACGCCTGGAGTGATGTGTACGCATTCGTCGTGTTGATTCTGGTACTGGTCTTCAAGCCGGAAGGGCTCTTCGGAGCCCGGGTGGTGGACCGCGCATGA
- a CDS encoding branched-chain amino acid ABC transporter permease produces MKNPLATMSPKPAIGQGLFTGGSVLLIVAALLSWSYDPKLLGDLSLTGNPAPLQELAIIMGAAGLVHAFLLYCRPAAMSWWDTPAAAKSLAIGSFIFIGLIDYNIAYQSGGLINLDPGAWVALVATLVMIAGALLLAPVKVRNQLKVHGAAWLEIVVITATLAALLFMVAFVLRGDDGGSVLASLTAAATFGSLLFRGGYFSWLTMAASRHRPVIMLGALVVALLFPLTQNGTDSNMSIAVQIAIFLCAALGLNIVVGLAGLLDLGYIAFLGTGAYVGAMMSNAASATIGWHPPFLVVALLGGLTSAVLGLIIGSPTLRLSGDYLAIVTLAFGEIFHKAVLNLDGISGPNLTHGSDGIAGIPDLNLFGFNFGASHNLGPFTISNYSNYYILLVFVAALIITVFSRLNNSRIGRGWIAIREDERAAEAMGVNIFGLKILAFAGGAFLAGIAGAVQAHSTPAVVPDNYTFQESSFLLAAVVLGGMGTVVGVALGAVVLKLLPEKLRFIEDYRLLIFGLALVLMMRFRPEGLIASKRRQLEFHEEDDELADIIGHEHLDEQEAIA; encoded by the coding sequence ATGAAGAATCCACTGGCCACCATGTCGCCCAAGCCCGCCATCGGGCAGGGCCTGTTCACCGGTGGGTCGGTACTGCTGATCGTTGCAGCGCTGCTCTCCTGGAGTTACGACCCGAAGCTTCTGGGGGACCTGTCGCTGACCGGCAATCCGGCTCCGCTGCAGGAGCTGGCCATCATCATGGGAGCCGCAGGGCTGGTCCACGCATTCCTGCTGTACTGCCGCCCGGCGGCCATGTCGTGGTGGGACACGCCCGCGGCCGCGAAATCCCTGGCAATCGGGTCCTTCATCTTCATCGGACTGATCGACTACAACATCGCCTACCAGTCCGGCGGCCTGATCAACCTGGATCCCGGTGCCTGGGTCGCGCTCGTCGCGACACTGGTCATGATCGCCGGCGCGCTGCTGCTGGCACCGGTCAAGGTGCGTAACCAACTGAAGGTGCACGGCGCCGCCTGGCTGGAAATCGTCGTCATCACCGCCACGCTCGCAGCCCTGCTGTTCATGGTTGCCTTCGTACTGCGCGGGGATGACGGCGGATCGGTCCTCGCATCCCTCACCGCAGCCGCGACCTTCGGCTCGCTCCTGTTCCGTGGTGGCTACTTCTCGTGGTTGACGATGGCGGCATCGCGTCACCGCCCCGTGATCATGCTCGGCGCACTGGTCGTGGCGTTGCTCTTCCCGCTCACCCAGAACGGCACCGACTCCAATATGTCGATCGCGGTGCAGATCGCGATCTTCCTGTGCGCGGCGCTCGGACTGAACATCGTCGTCGGGCTGGCCGGCCTGCTGGACCTGGGGTACATCGCGTTCCTCGGTACCGGGGCGTACGTCGGGGCGATGATGTCGAATGCGGCCAGCGCCACCATCGGATGGCACCCGCCGTTCCTGGTGGTCGCTCTACTGGGCGGGCTCACCTCGGCCGTGCTCGGTCTGATCATCGGATCGCCCACGTTGCGGCTGTCCGGTGACTACCTGGCGATCGTCACCCTGGCGTTCGGTGAGATCTTCCACAAGGCCGTCTTGAACCTGGACGGCATCAGCGGCCCGAACCTGACCCACGGCTCGGACGGTATTGCCGGTATCCCGGACCTGAATCTGTTCGGATTCAACTTCGGCGCGTCGCACAATCTCGGGCCGTTCACCATCTCCAACTACTCCAACTACTACATCCTGTTGGTCTTCGTCGCGGCCCTGATCATCACCGTGTTCTCCCGGCTGAACAACAGTCGGATCGGGCGCGGCTGGATCGCCATCCGTGAGGACGAGCGGGCTGCCGAAGCCATGGGCGTCAACATTTTCGGGCTGAAGATCCTGGCGTTCGCCGGGGGAGCATTCCTCGCAGGCATCGCCGGAGCGGTGCAGGCACACTCGACTCCGGCAGTCGTGCCGGACAACTACACCTTCCAGGAGTCCTCCTTCCTGCTCGCAGCCGTGGTGCTGGGCGGGATGGGCACCGTGGTCGGCGTCGCGTTGGGCGCGGTGGTGTTGAAGCTGCTGCCCGAGAAGTTGCGCTTCATCGAGGACTACCGCCTGTTGATCTTCGGGCTGGCGCTGGTCCTGATGATGCGCTTCCGACCAGAGGGGTTGATCGCCAGCAAGCGTCGGCAGCTTGAATTCCACGAAGAGGACGACGAATTGGCGGACATCATCGGGCACGAGCACCTGGACGAGCAGGAGGCAATCGCATGA